From one Paeniglutamicibacter psychrophenolicus genomic stretch:
- a CDS encoding 5-formyltetrahydrofolate cyclo-ligase — MSTILAIRGPRDCTAVPAVARSADRGPATASDPGAASAAAVASAGGDRLWIVTQMNSKDEVRNRFRARRRAMGAVARAAEMALLAGHLVPWLEANAPRRTVTCFLSYGAEPPTEGLLARLHGAGYTIYVPICEPERRLSWTRWHPGVEMARSSVGPIDEPVGERFGPGLMAQVDVILVPAQAVDADGERLGQGGGYYDRFISSLPGPGKRPKLVSILFEHEFVAAGQIPVEPFDQRVEAVVLPSGVRNLTR; from the coding sequence ATGTCCACAATCCTAGCGATCCGCGGGCCCCGCGATTGCACCGCCGTTCCCGCAGTGGCGCGATCCGCGGACCGGGGGCCGGCAACCGCCTCGGATCCCGGCGCGGCTTCGGCGGCCGCGGTGGCCAGCGCCGGCGGGGATAGACTGTGGATCGTGACACAGATGAACTCCAAGGACGAGGTGAGGAACCGCTTTCGTGCCCGGCGCCGGGCCATGGGAGCGGTGGCGCGCGCAGCCGAAATGGCGTTGCTCGCCGGGCACCTGGTGCCGTGGCTTGAGGCCAATGCACCGCGCCGGACCGTGACCTGCTTCCTGTCCTACGGCGCCGAGCCGCCCACCGAGGGGCTGCTGGCCCGGCTCCATGGCGCCGGGTACACGATCTACGTGCCGATCTGCGAACCGGAACGCCGGCTGTCCTGGACGCGCTGGCACCCCGGCGTCGAGATGGCCCGCAGTTCGGTCGGCCCCATCGACGAACCCGTCGGTGAGCGCTTCGGCCCCGGGCTGATGGCGCAGGTCGATGTGATCCTGGTGCCCGCGCAGGCCGTTGATGCCGATGGGGAGAGGCTGGGGCAGGGCGGGGGCTACTACGACCGCTTCATCTCCTCGCTTCCCGGGCCCGGCAAGCGCCCGAAGCTGGTGAGCATCCTGTTCGAGCACGAGTTCGTTGCGGCCGGGCAGATCCCCGTCGAACCCTTCGACCAGCGGGTCGAAGCTGTCGTGCTGCCCTCCGGGGTGCGCAACCTCACCCGGTAG
- a CDS encoding GNAT family N-acetyltransferase, giving the protein MSEFERHWPVTVQGPRLVLRPMRRRDKAEWMHLRRTNEQWLTPWDATLPEGSGYPADFAAMVSTQNRSARLGQCLPWAITLPSLHSKHAPIVGQLTVSSIMWGAARSGSIGYWVDVRHAGEGIAPEAVAMAVDHCFKAMGLHRIEINIRPENGPSLRVVQKLGFRDEGLRKDFLHINGNWADHRSFALTEPEVPDGMLNRWLGMTQ; this is encoded by the coding sequence ATGTCCGAATTTGAACGCCACTGGCCCGTCACGGTGCAGGGCCCGCGCCTGGTGCTGCGCCCGATGCGCCGCCGCGACAAGGCCGAATGGATGCATTTGCGCCGCACCAACGAGCAGTGGCTGACCCCCTGGGACGCGACACTGCCCGAGGGCAGCGGCTACCCGGCGGACTTCGCGGCGATGGTCTCCACGCAGAACCGTTCAGCGCGCCTGGGCCAGTGCCTGCCCTGGGCCATCACCCTTCCGTCGCTGCACTCCAAGCACGCCCCGATCGTCGGACAGCTGACGGTCTCCTCGATCATGTGGGGTGCGGCGCGCAGCGGATCCATCGGCTACTGGGTCGATGTGCGCCACGCCGGGGAGGGCATCGCGCCGGAGGCCGTGGCGATGGCGGTGGACCACTGCTTCAAGGCGATGGGCCTGCACCGGATCGAAATCAACATCCGCCCCGAGAACGGCCCGAGCCTGCGCGTGGTTCAAAAGCTGGGCTTCCGCGATGAGGGGCTGCGCAAGGACTTCCTGCACATCAACGGGAACTGGGCCGACCACCGCAGTTTCGCGCTGACCGAGCCCGAGGTCCCGGACGGGATGCTCAACCGGTGGCTGGGCATGACGCAATAG
- a CDS encoding phosphotransferase, whose protein sequence is MTAGEPGPAPPGADVARKSDAASRPDAARMVDADARELAALPAAIPELVRRLGGRVHTGNWDYEANRLRIQHRPGAGISAMYRMPAGTGFNELGVSTEAIRVPGVAATRVFATNRTPGVTVSGWIHPHDPRLPALAQAADRAFVQETWGEAELLTKLKIVAYRPLRRAVLRATFTTRGPLRIARTIYLKVGRPQAIEALNRRHELLAGTPVPVPPVLGPAIAGVLALEAGIGESLSAAIRPHSGADLDPRDFISLLDALPGSVMELKPRAAWSDSTRRYQQAAALALPHRAGRIEELTGRIEAHLAASDRGDKVPAHGDFYDANILLDGGKITALLDLDSLGPGYRVDDLACLLGHLAILPTLGEKNDGAAGALERFAAVFERGVDPRALWARSAAVALTLIAGSRGLGGERWLQVAEARLRVVEALVRRADSRV, encoded by the coding sequence ATGACAGCCGGCGAACCCGGCCCCGCGCCCCCGGGGGCCGATGTGGCACGGAAATCCGATGCCGCAAGCAGGCCGGATGCCGCGCGCATGGTCGATGCCGACGCCCGGGAACTTGCTGCCCTGCCCGCCGCCATCCCCGAGCTCGTACGCCGGCTGGGCGGCCGCGTGCACACCGGAAACTGGGACTACGAGGCCAACCGGCTGCGTATCCAGCACCGGCCCGGCGCCGGGATCAGCGCGATGTACCGCATGCCCGCGGGCACCGGATTCAACGAACTGGGCGTGAGCACCGAGGCGATCCGGGTACCCGGCGTCGCCGCCACCCGGGTTTTTGCCACCAACCGCACCCCCGGGGTCACCGTCAGCGGCTGGATCCACCCCCACGACCCCAGGCTCCCGGCCCTGGCCCAGGCCGCGGACCGGGCATTCGTGCAGGAAACCTGGGGCGAGGCGGAATTGCTCACCAAGCTCAAGATCGTCGCGTACCGGCCGCTGCGCCGCGCGGTGCTCCGGGCCACCTTCACCACGCGCGGCCCGCTGCGCATCGCACGGACGATCTACCTGAAGGTGGGCCGGCCCCAGGCGATCGAGGCCCTGAACCGCCGCCACGAGCTGCTGGCCGGAACCCCGGTCCCGGTGCCCCCGGTGCTTGGCCCCGCAATCGCCGGCGTGCTGGCCCTGGAGGCCGGGATCGGGGAATCGCTCTCGGCTGCCATCAGGCCCCATTCCGGCGCGGACCTGGATCCCCGGGACTTCATTTCCCTGCTCGATGCGCTGCCCGGGTCGGTCATGGAGCTGAAACCCCGGGCGGCATGGAGCGATTCGACCAGGCGCTACCAGCAGGCAGCGGCCCTCGCCCTGCCGCATCGCGCCGGGCGGATCGAGGAGCTCACCGGGCGGATCGAGGCGCATCTTGCGGCCTCCGACCGCGGGGACAAGGTGCCTGCCCACGGGGACTTCTACGACGCGAACATCCTGTTGGACGGCGGGAAGATCACCGCACTGCTGGACCTGGATTCGCTGGGGCCCGGGTACCGGGTCGATGACCTCGCCTGCCTGCTGGGCCACCTGGCCATCCTGCCCACGCTGGGGGAGAAGAACGACGGCGCCGCCGGTGCCCTGGAGCGTTTCGCCGCGGTCTTCGAACGCGGCGTGGACCCACGCGCCCTGTGGGCGCGGTCCGCCGCGGTCGCGCTGACATTGATCGCCGGGTCCCGCGGCCTGGGCGGGGAACGCTGGCTGCAGGTGGCCGAGGCCCGGCTGCGGGTCGTCGAGGCGCTGGTGCGCCGCGCCGACTCCCGCGTCTAG
- a CDS encoding Lrp/AsnC family transcriptional regulator yields the protein MAPSTFPQQPVDLDAVDRRIIQELVNDARISNALLAQRTGIAPSTALLRTRALVERGVLTGYHAEVSLPAVGRSVQALISVRLRVHDRVLIDNFTQKMPQLPEVLSMFHTSGVTDYLLHIAVSSTEALRDWVLDNLATDESVGHTETTLVFGHHKGQGGPIPEEPGQVPAEHRAGTL from the coding sequence ATGGCACCTTCAACTTTTCCGCAACAACCCGTTGATCTTGACGCCGTTGACCGTCGGATTATTCAGGAATTGGTCAATGATGCGCGCATAAGCAATGCGTTGCTCGCGCAGCGGACCGGGATCGCACCCTCGACGGCGCTGCTGCGCACCCGTGCGCTGGTCGAACGCGGGGTGCTCACCGGGTACCACGCGGAGGTCAGCCTGCCGGCGGTCGGGCGCAGCGTGCAGGCGCTGATCTCGGTGCGGCTGCGGGTGCACGACCGCGTGCTGATCGACAATTTCACGCAGAAGATGCCGCAGCTGCCGGAGGTGCTCTCGATGTTCCACACCTCCGGGGTCACCGACTACCTTTTGCACATCGCGGTGAGCTCCACCGAGGCCTTGCGCGACTGGGTGCTGGACAACCTGGCCACCGACGAGTCCGTGGGGCACACCGAAACCACGTTGGTCTTCGGTCACCACAAGGGACAGGGCGGACCGATCCCGGAGGAACCCGGCCAGGTTCCCGCCGAGCACCGGGCCGGCACCCTCTGA
- a CDS encoding NUDIX hydrolase, with amino-acid sequence MTTPEPPVHPGFDTRLAAYAVVVRDGSILLALWDMRGRDPQFVPRWTLPGGGVELGEGIAAGAIREVEEETGYRVRIDELLSVDSGVIPAHKRYSGTEHPMQTVAVLYSATVTAGELRHEADGTTSQAAWFPLAEVASLNRVERVDAAIALYRENLHKESTR; translated from the coding sequence ATGACTACCCCTGAACCCCCGGTCCACCCCGGCTTTGACACCCGGCTTGCCGCCTACGCCGTGGTGGTCCGCGATGGTTCGATCCTGCTGGCGCTGTGGGACATGCGCGGCCGGGACCCTCAATTCGTGCCGCGCTGGACGCTGCCCGGCGGCGGCGTGGAGCTCGGCGAGGGGATCGCCGCCGGCGCCATCCGCGAGGTGGAAGAGGAAACCGGGTACCGCGTGCGCATCGATGAGCTGCTTTCGGTGGACTCCGGGGTGATCCCCGCGCACAAGCGCTACAGCGGCACCGAACACCCCATGCAAACCGTCGCGGTGCTCTATTCCGCCACCGTCACCGCGGGGGAATTGCGCCACGAGGCCGACGGCACCACCAGCCAGGCCGCCTGGTTCCCCCTGGCGGAGGTCGCCTCGCTGAACCGCGTCGAGCGGGTGGACGCCGCCATCGCGCTGTACCGGGAAAACCTGCACAAGGAAAGCACCAGATGA
- a CDS encoding pyridoxal phosphate-dependent aminotransferase has translation MAEFKQSTKLHNVLYDIRGPLLEHAQRMEAEGQRILKLNIGNPAPFGFEAPDAILVDMMRNLPNAQGYSDSRGIFSARTAVSQYYQTRGIQTIGVDDVYLGNGVSELITLSLNALLNNGDEVLIPAPDYPLWTASVSLAGGTPVHYLNTEEEGWLPDLEDMEAKITPRTKGIVVINPNNPTGAVYPKSTLEGILELARKHKLIVFSDEIYEKILYDDAVHINTAALADDVLVLTFSGLSKAYRVCGFRSGWMAISGPKHLAHDYIEGINLLTNMRLCANVPGQHAIQTALGGYQSINDLILPGGRLKEQRDTAFKLLNEIPGVSVQQAKGAMYLFPKLDREVYPIHDDEHFALELLKRQKMLITQGTAFNWVAPDHFRLVTLPAVRDLQDAIGRIAEFLAELREGKLSV, from the coding sequence ATGGCAGAATTCAAGCAGTCCACGAAACTCCACAATGTGCTCTACGACATTCGCGGGCCGCTGCTGGAACACGCCCAGCGCATGGAGGCCGAGGGCCAGCGCATCCTCAAGCTGAACATCGGCAACCCCGCGCCCTTCGGTTTCGAGGCCCCGGACGCGATCCTCGTGGACATGATGCGCAACCTGCCCAACGCGCAGGGCTACTCGGACTCCCGCGGCATCTTCTCCGCGCGCACCGCCGTCTCGCAGTACTACCAGACCCGCGGCATCCAAACCATCGGCGTCGACGACGTCTACCTGGGCAACGGCGTCTCCGAGCTGATCACCCTTTCGCTGAACGCGCTACTGAACAACGGCGACGAGGTGCTGATCCCGGCCCCGGACTACCCGCTGTGGACCGCCTCGGTGTCCCTGGCCGGCGGCACCCCGGTGCACTACCTCAACACCGAGGAGGAGGGCTGGCTGCCGGACCTCGAAGACATGGAAGCGAAGATCACCCCGCGCACCAAGGGCATCGTGGTCATCAACCCGAACAACCCCACCGGCGCGGTCTACCCGAAGTCGACGCTCGAGGGCATCCTCGAGCTGGCACGCAAGCACAAGCTGATCGTGTTCTCCGACGAGATCTACGAGAAGATCCTCTACGACGACGCGGTGCACATCAACACCGCGGCATTGGCCGACGACGTGCTGGTGCTGACCTTCTCCGGGCTGTCCAAGGCCTACCGGGTCTGCGGCTTCCGCTCCGGATGGATGGCCATCTCCGGGCCCAAGCACCTGGCCCACGACTACATCGAGGGCATCAACCTGCTCACCAACATGCGCCTGTGCGCCAACGTGCCGGGCCAGCACGCAATCCAGACCGCGCTGGGCGGCTACCAGTCGATCAACGACCTGATCCTTCCCGGCGGGCGCCTGAAGGAACAGCGCGACACCGCCTTCAAGCTGCTCAACGAGATCCCGGGCGTCTCGGTGCAGCAGGCCAAGGGCGCAATGTACCTGTTCCCGAAGCTGGACCGGGAGGTCTACCCGATCCACGACGACGAGCACTTCGCGCTGGAACTGCTCAAACGGCAGAAGATGCTCATCACCCAGGGCACCGCGTTCAACTGGGTCGCCCCCGACCACTTCCGGCTGGTCACCCTGCCGGCGGTGCGCGACCTGCAGGACGCGATCGGTCGCATCGCCGAGTTCCTCGCGGAGCTGCGCGAGGGCAAGCTCAGCGTCTAG
- a CDS encoding PPK2 family polyphosphate kinase: MSKKQKSKSRPVAFADAVGPALAASADFELAGVDPSSTPGYTGDKASGARDLAQVGRELGELQERFHAASRAGAPAKVLLVLQAMDTAGKGGIVRHVIGAVDPQGVKLSAFKAPTAAEAKRDFLWRINRALPQAGFIGVFDRSHYEDVLIHKVRGLSPAEEIERRYGAIREFEAALADKDTTVIKVMLHISKDEQRARLAERLEREDKHWKFNPADIDEREVWDEYMDAYQTAIRRTHTPDAPWFVVPADRKWYARLAVATLLAQALKGIDPQWPPADFDVEEQQRRLAAS; the protein is encoded by the coding sequence ATGAGCAAGAAACAGAAGTCCAAGTCACGCCCCGTTGCCTTCGCCGATGCCGTGGGCCCCGCGCTTGCGGCCTCCGCGGACTTCGAGCTGGCCGGCGTGGACCCGTCCTCGACCCCGGGCTACACCGGGGACAAGGCCAGCGGCGCCCGCGACCTGGCCCAGGTGGGACGCGAACTCGGCGAACTGCAGGAGCGCTTCCATGCCGCCTCGCGTGCCGGGGCCCCGGCCAAGGTCCTGTTGGTGCTCCAGGCGATGGACACCGCGGGCAAGGGCGGCATCGTGCGCCACGTCATCGGCGCCGTCGACCCTCAGGGCGTAAAGTTGAGCGCCTTCAAGGCGCCCACGGCCGCGGAGGCCAAGCGCGACTTCCTCTGGCGCATCAACCGGGCGCTGCCCCAGGCCGGCTTCATCGGCGTGTTCGACCGCTCGCACTACGAGGACGTGCTGATCCACAAGGTCAGGGGCCTGTCGCCGGCCGAGGAGATCGAGCGCCGCTACGGCGCCATCAGGGAGTTCGAGGCCGCGCTGGCGGACAAGGACACCACCGTCATCAAGGTCATGCTGCACATCTCCAAGGATGAGCAGCGTGCGCGCCTGGCCGAGCGGCTGGAGCGGGAGGACAAGCACTGGAAGTTCAACCCCGCCGACATCGACGAGCGCGAGGTGTGGGACGAGTACATGGACGCTTACCAGACCGCGATCCGGCGCACCCACACGCCGGACGCGCCCTGGTTCGTGGTGCCGGCGGACCGCAAGTGGTACGCCCGGCTGGCGGTGGCGACCCTGCTCGCCCAGGCGCTGAAGGGCATCGACCCGCAGTGGCCGCCGGCCGACTTCGACGTGGAAGAGCAGCAGCGCCGCCTGGCCGCTTCCTAG
- a CDS encoding IS1634 family transposase — translation MTSWRARWLASALLKVPRARFTAVPGYPGIQAHQGAKTVHGHPQRILLTHSETLHQAQSRGFDQTLGKVTAWLEELADTPARGKSRRTRQGLEDHLQKITHNSWVAEVLTTSLAGDTPATFRLTFAVDAAARRKLENRVFGKRILITNQPDWSPAEIVAAYRSQSHVEDSFRQLKDRHVVSFSPMHHWTDDHIRVHAFTCVLALQIAHPMTRTAANAGYKLSTRALLDELGTIEETVLLHHDGAKGRPRAQRTLTEHSKRAAKLGELFNLKTYAPTR, via the coding sequence GTGACAAGCTGGCGGGCACGGTGGCTGGCTTCTGCCCTGCTCAAGGTCCCCAGGGCGCGCTTCACCGCGGTTCCCGGCTACCCGGGAATCCAGGCCCACCAGGGCGCCAAGACCGTCCACGGGCATCCCCAGCGCATCCTGCTCACCCACTCCGAAACCCTGCACCAGGCCCAAAGCCGCGGCTTCGACCAGACCCTGGGCAAGGTGACCGCCTGGCTCGAGGAACTGGCCGACACCCCGGCCCGCGGCAAGTCCCGCCGCACCCGCCAGGGACTGGAAGACCACCTCCAGAAGATCACCCACAACAGCTGGGTCGCCGAGGTCCTGACCACAAGCCTCGCCGGGGACACCCCCGCCACGTTCCGGCTCACGTTCGCGGTGGATGCCGCGGCCCGCAGGAAGCTGGAGAACCGGGTGTTCGGCAAGAGGATCCTGATCACCAACCAACCGGATTGGTCACCGGCCGAGATCGTGGCGGCCTACCGCTCCCAGTCCCACGTCGAGGACTCCTTCCGGCAGCTCAAGGACCGCCACGTGGTCTCCTTCTCGCCCATGCACCACTGGACCGACGACCACATCCGCGTGCACGCCTTCACCTGCGTCCTGGCCCTGCAGATCGCGCACCCGATGACCCGCACCGCGGCCAACGCCGGATACAAGCTCTCCACACGCGCACTGCTCGACGAACTGGGCACCATCGAGGAAACCGTGCTGCTGCACCACGACGGCGCCAAGGGCCGCCCGCGCGCCCAGCGGACGCTGACCGAGCACTCGAAGAGGGCCGCGAAACTTGGCGAGCTCTTCAACCTGAAAACCTACGCGCCGACCCGCTAG
- a CDS encoding PxKF domain-containing protein, with product MINTADCNENVLTANDDSSSPHVPLPFGVNFYGSSFQSLWVNNNGNVTFDGPLSTYTPFGLAGTKSQIIAPFFADVDTRGEGSQPVTYGWGETTYEGHRAFCVNWINVGYYSRQTDKLNSFQMLLVNREDSKNPGDFDIVFNYDKVQWEAGSASGGVGGLGGTSASAGFSNGSERDGSSYQIAGSLTNGAFLDSSPTGLAKTSTDSTIPGRHIFRVRGGNAPLTRYVALGDSFQSGEGAYEYLPLTDVPGNKCHRSAMAYPKRLVDNGTVALDLDFGACSGATTDDLALTVSSSGPPYTDGTAQLDRLDSSTKLVTIGVGGNDLGFGPILNDCFTSSIGDAFNPFAESSCEEDLGDTLQASYDSLVSDDKLGKAYREVRRRAPFARVVILGYPRFFVEGGNNNDSSKDYCGGFRMADQRWIDSNIRKLNGLISNQAGSLGLQYADIYETPKGHELCGPSKDHFLNGLVGLGDPESFHPNAFGHELITGTLTDSLTSPDPGTYYNVLPGQTIKTTFESSGEPLGISTQWPGSDVVLTLTSPSGRVIDRDVNSADVQHEVGPTFESYRLTTSEPGTWTATLYGAQVAPQGEQTRLTVWHTPPDNKDPVARFSLSQDGRTVTVDAAASTDVDGNVIDYLWEFGDGTSATGSKVAHTYKAAGRYLTTLAIKDNAGGEDFASADHVVTISNYTFTGFFKPVAPEPAISEVKAGRAIPMKFGLGGDFGLDVISKGSPTSVRVTCPADAPVSAVEAASTAGASSLSYDAESKTYNYVWKTETSWAGTCRTFDLTMDDGSSHRATFKFVR from the coding sequence GTGATCAACACCGCTGACTGCAACGAGAATGTCCTCACCGCCAACGATGACTCATCATCCCCACACGTCCCTCTGCCGTTCGGCGTCAACTTCTACGGATCGTCATTCCAGAGCCTATGGGTGAACAACAACGGCAACGTCACCTTCGACGGACCCCTCTCCACATACACGCCATTTGGACTTGCAGGCACCAAATCCCAAATCATCGCGCCGTTTTTCGCGGACGTAGACACCCGCGGCGAAGGTTCCCAACCGGTCACATACGGCTGGGGTGAAACCACTTATGAAGGCCACCGAGCGTTCTGCGTGAACTGGATCAACGTCGGCTACTACTCGCGCCAAACGGACAAGCTCAACAGCTTCCAAATGCTCCTGGTCAACAGGGAAGACTCCAAGAACCCCGGTGACTTCGACATCGTCTTCAACTACGACAAAGTACAGTGGGAAGCCGGTTCCGCCAGCGGTGGCGTCGGCGGCCTCGGCGGAACCTCAGCCTCGGCCGGGTTCTCCAACGGCAGCGAGAGGGACGGCAGCTCATACCAGATCGCCGGTTCGCTCACCAACGGTGCGTTCCTTGATTCCAGCCCTACCGGGCTCGCGAAAACCAGCACCGACAGCACTATCCCAGGGCGCCATATCTTCCGCGTTCGTGGAGGTAACGCCCCACTGACCCGCTACGTCGCACTGGGCGACTCCTTCCAGTCCGGTGAGGGCGCCTACGAATACCTGCCCCTGACGGATGTGCCGGGGAACAAATGCCACCGCTCAGCAATGGCCTACCCGAAACGCCTTGTAGATAATGGCACAGTTGCCCTCGATTTGGATTTCGGGGCCTGCAGCGGCGCCACTACCGACGATCTCGCATTGACTGTTTCATCCTCAGGGCCTCCGTACACCGACGGCACCGCCCAGCTCGACAGGCTGGACAGCAGCACCAAACTGGTCACCATTGGCGTGGGCGGCAACGACCTCGGGTTTGGGCCCATCCTCAATGACTGCTTCACATCATCCATCGGCGATGCATTCAACCCATTTGCAGAATCCAGCTGTGAAGAGGATCTCGGTGACACCTTGCAGGCGAGTTACGACTCCCTGGTAAGCGACGACAAGCTTGGCAAGGCATACAGGGAGGTGCGCCGGCGTGCCCCGTTTGCGCGAGTCGTAATCCTTGGGTATCCCCGGTTCTTTGTGGAAGGAGGCAACAACAACGACTCTTCCAAGGACTATTGCGGCGGCTTCCGAATGGCAGATCAGCGCTGGATCGACTCGAATATCCGGAAGCTAAACGGCTTGATCAGCAACCAGGCCGGGAGCTTGGGTCTGCAGTACGCGGACATCTACGAGACCCCGAAGGGCCATGAGCTGTGCGGCCCCTCGAAAGACCACTTCCTCAACGGCCTCGTCGGATTGGGCGACCCGGAGTCATTCCACCCGAACGCCTTCGGTCATGAGCTGATCACCGGCACGTTGACTGATTCGTTGACCTCCCCGGATCCCGGTACGTACTACAACGTCCTTCCGGGGCAGACCATCAAGACGACCTTCGAGTCATCAGGGGAGCCTTTGGGCATCTCCACGCAGTGGCCCGGAAGCGACGTTGTCCTGACCTTGACTTCACCGTCGGGCCGCGTGATTGACCGTGACGTCAATAGCGCCGATGTCCAGCACGAAGTGGGCCCCACATTCGAAAGCTATCGCTTGACCACAAGCGAGCCAGGGACATGGACGGCAACACTCTACGGAGCTCAAGTTGCTCCCCAGGGTGAGCAGACCCGCCTGACCGTCTGGCATACCCCTCCGGACAACAAAGACCCCGTGGCCCGGTTTAGCCTGAGCCAGGATGGTCGGACCGTTACCGTCGACGCGGCGGCCAGCACGGACGTTGACGGCAACGTTATCGACTACCTGTGGGAATTCGGTGACGGCACTTCAGCCACTGGCAGCAAGGTGGCCCACACATATAAGGCCGCGGGTAGATATCTGACGACGCTGGCCATCAAGGACAACGCCGGGGGAGAGGATTTCGCCTCTGCAGACCACGTGGTCACCATTTCCAACTACACCTTCACCGGATTCTTCAAGCCGGTGGCGCCGGAGCCAGCCATTAGTGAAGTCAAGGCGGGGCGCGCCATCCCTATGAAGTTCGGGCTCGGCGGAGATTTCGGCCTGGACGTCATCTCGAAGGGGTCGCCCACCTCCGTCCGCGTAACGTGTCCGGCCGACGCGCCTGTGAGCGCTGTGGAGGCCGCGTCGACAGCCGGAGCAAGCTCCCTTAGCTATGACGCGGAGTCCAAGACGTACAACTACGTGTGGAAAACCGAGACCAGCTGGGCAGGGACCTGCCGGACGTTTGACCTGACCATGGACGACGGCAGCTCACACCGGGCAACGTTCAAGTTTGTCCGATGA
- a CDS encoding DUF4190 domain-containing protein: MSIPLNQVPAHRVNGSAPSRTNPLAIAAFATSFFIGITGVILGHIALHQIKRTGEDGRWLAISALVIGYLATVLFAYFLASLLSATS, translated from the coding sequence GTGAGCATCCCCTTGAACCAGGTACCCGCGCATCGCGTCAACGGCTCGGCACCTTCCAGGACAAACCCGCTTGCCATCGCCGCATTCGCGACGTCGTTCTTTATCGGCATAACGGGCGTCATTTTGGGGCATATCGCCCTGCACCAGATCAAGAGAACTGGCGAAGACGGCCGTTGGCTGGCGATTTCGGCGCTGGTCATCGGCTACTTAGCCACGGTGCTCTTCGCTTATTTCCTCGCCAGTCTCCTGTCGGCGACCTCCTGA
- a CDS encoding exodeoxyribonuclease VII small subunit produces MNTEAANTDIATLSYEQAREELVAVVAQLEAGAATLEQSLGLWERGEALAARCEAWLQGATARLDAAREPNGPSSPASSAS; encoded by the coding sequence ATGAACACCGAAGCAGCAAACACCGACATCGCCACGCTGAGCTACGAGCAGGCCCGGGAGGAGCTGGTGGCCGTGGTCGCGCAGCTCGAGGCCGGGGCCGCGACCCTGGAGCAGTCCCTGGGATTGTGGGAGCGCGGCGAGGCGCTGGCAGCCCGCTGCGAGGCCTGGCTGCAGGGCGCCACCGCGCGCCTGGATGCCGCCCGCGAGCCCAACGGGCCTTCGTCGCCCGCATCGTCCGCATCCTGA